Genomic DNA from bacterium:
ACTCGCTTTGCGGTTCGGCCACAGGCCGAGAATCGCATCGAGGATCTCATCCGCTGCGTCCAGGCTTCCCATATGGCCCTCCCGCGGACGGACCCTGAGTTCCGAATCGGGAACGAGTTCCGCCTGGTGCTCGCCGTGATCCAACGGCACGAGGTGGTCGGCGTCACCGTGCCAGAACCGGATCGGCACCTGGATGTCCCGCAGCGAGAAACCCCACGGCCTCGAGAAGAGCACCGCATCGTAGATCGGAGCGTGCAGCTGCGATTGCCCGGCGCGAAGCATGTCGTCGAGAAACATCTGCTTCATCTCGGGGCGGCTCATGACCTCCTGGTCGCCTTCGGGCATGGTGCCGATGAATAGTTCGAAGGCCTGGGAAGCCAGCGGACGGAGGGCGAAGGCGGTGGCCCAGACCAGGTGACCTAGCGGTTGATGGAGCGCCTCCAACAACGGGGCGAAACGGCCGGCGAGAGCCACCGCCCCACCGGAGGGAGCCTCATCACCACAGACGGGCGCGACGCCGCCCAGCACGGCCCCCGCGACGACCCGCTCCGGAAGCTCGTGTGCGCAAGCCAACACGTAGGGACCACCCCCGGACAAA
This window encodes:
- a CDS encoding alpha/beta hydrolase, yielding METHAPIADARMEGTIEVGDGRSIGVAEYGDPEGEAIFWFHGTPGGRRQVPPRARELASERGVRLIGVERPGVGSSTPHLHGSVAEGARDIEHIADRLNIDRFGAIGLSGGGPYVLACAHELPERVVAGAVLGGVAPVCGDEAPSGGAVALAGRFAPLLEALHQPLGHLVWATAFALRPLASQAFELFIGTMPEGDQEVMSRPEMKQMFLDDMLRAGQSQLHAPIYDAVLFSRPWGFSLRDIQVPIRFWHGDADHLVPLDHGEHQAELVPDSELRVRPREGHMGSLDAADEILDAILGLWPNRKAS